The window TTCATGGATGATTTCCATGGTGCGGCGCTTGGGGGCGCCGGTGATGGAGCCACAGGGATAGAGCGCGTTGATGGTGTCGGCCAGCGTGGCGTGCTCGCGCAGGCGGGCGCGGATGGTGGAGGTCATCTGCAGCACCTGCCCATAGCGGCGCACGTCGAACAGATGCGGCACCTGCACCGAGCCTGGCACGGCCACGCGGCCCAGGTCATTGCGCAGCAGGTCGACGATCATCAGGTTCTCGGCGCGGTTCTTTTCATCGGCGGCCAGCGCCAGGGCGCGTTGCGCGTTGACCGTTTCTGCACCTTCCTGCTCGGGGGGCAGGGCGCGCGCGGTGCCCTTCATGGGCTTGGCCTTGAGCACGCCCTGCTGGTGCGAGACGAACAGTTCCGGTGAACACGACAGCACCATGCCGCCCAGCTCGTCGCGCACCAGCGCGCCATAGGGCACCGGCTGACGCGCGCGCAGACGGCGATACAGGCCGATGGCGTCACCATGGACATCGCCATGCAGGCGATACGTGTAGTTGACCTGGTAGGTGTCGCCAGCGGCGATGTAGTCGCGGATACGGGCGATGGCCGCGCTGAAGGCGGCTTCGTCCACGCTGCTGCGCAGGTTGGCGATGCCGCCTGACGTGAACATATCGGCACCATCCGCCTGACACGACGCGGCCAGCCAGGTATCGACCTCGGTCGCGGCCAGGCGCTCGCAATGGGCAAACAGCAGCACACGCGCCAATGGTCCTTGCAGCCGATGATGCGGCAAGCCCTGTAGCGCCGCGCCCAGTTCATAGCTCCAGAGCGCCACGGCGTGCAGGCCGGCGCGCAGGGCTGTCTGCATCTCCTCCAGCAGGCCCGCAAAGCCCGCCGCATCGGTGCAGCAGAGCGTGCGCACATGCCTGGTATATAGGCGCGAGCGTGGGTCGGCCGGGCTGGCCTGGTGGTCGTCGAGGAGGGCGAAGCAATCGTTCATGAAGCGTGGGCGGCGATGAGGGCGGCGGCCAGGGCGGCCGCCGGCAGCATGATAGCGTAAAAGGTATACTTGAAGGCTTGCCGGGCGCTCTGCAATGCCGGTCATTTGCGCTGCAGGCTGCCATCGCGGCTTCATCCACCCCTTTGCCCATGCCTATCCCACGCACCTTCATCATTCCCCTGATCGTCGCCTGTGCGCTGTTCATGGAACAGATGGATTCCACCGTCATCTCGACTTCCTTGCCAGCGCTGGCGCTGGACATGAATGTCGATCCCATTTCGCTCAAGCTGGCGCTGACCTCCTACCTGGTCAGCCTGGCCGTGTTCATCCCGATCTCGGGCTGGATGGCGGACCGCTTCGGCTCGCTCACCATCTTCCGCTCGGCCATCTGCGTGTTCATGCTGGGCTCGATACTGTGCGGCGTCTCCTCGACCCTGCCGCAATTCGTGGCGGCCCGCTTCCTGCAGG is drawn from Herbaspirillum seropedicae and contains these coding sequences:
- a CDS encoding chorismate-binding protein, whose product is MNDCFALLDDHQASPADPRSRLYTRHVRTLCCTDAAGFAGLLEEMQTALRAGLHAVALWSYELGAALQGLPHHRLQGPLARVLLFAHCERLAATEVDTWLAASCQADGADMFTSGGIANLRSSVDEAAFSAAIARIRDYIAAGDTYQVNYTYRLHGDVHGDAIGLYRRLRARQPVPYGALVRDELGGMVLSCSPELFVSHQQGVLKAKPMKGTARALPPEQEGAETVNAQRALALAADEKNRAENLMIVDLLRNDLGRVAVPGSVQVPHLFDVRRYGQVLQMTSTIRARLREHATLADTINALYPCGSITGAPKRRTMEIIHELESEPRGLYTGAIGWFDAPRPGGPAIGDFCLSVPIRTLELQAPHAGLRKAVMGVGAGIVHDSQAAAEFAECQLKSSFLTGLEKDFGLFETLHASQQACRHLDLHLQRLQGSAAALGFPYDEAAIRQHLAATCAGLPANTTHRLRLALDAQGRITIQHAPLTPLAGPVKIFLAETATDSHDLFLRHKSTRRARYDAAWKAAEQRGGFDMLFFNERDELTEGGRSNVFVRIAGRWCTPPLSSGVLPGVMRRVLLADPAWDAVEAVITRADLLAAQEIVVCNALRGALPAVLVKP